The Ziziphus jujuba cultivar Dongzao chromosome 1, ASM3175591v1 genome segment GTTCAGGAATCATGACCTCTACATCCTCTTAGTGGAATAAGGAAATGGTCATTAAGAGAAAATATGATTTAGACAAGGGGAAGGGGGCCATAAAGAGGATGAGCATGAGGGGATAAGCATAAGCTAGGAAATCTACTAGCTCTTCTGGACGCATAAAGACCCAGAAGTGAGAGTCCTTTCGCATGTAATCAGTAGAATTTCATAGGAAGTTATAATTTCAATTCCTTTTCTAAGCTTGGCAGTGAAAGAGATATTAGTGAGGGCATCCTCAGGCTTAGGAATCCTATATGAGACAACATGTACAAAGAACAGGGCAGACTTAAGCGAACGGAAAGTGAACAAAATGATAGTTCTGACCCTAAAATCGAGCGGCCAAAATTATATCACCATTTAGTTTCAGTTTGAATCTCCAAAGCACAAGTAAGATCCTATTGAAAGCAGGCTTGGAATAGATAAGAAGAGTGACCGAAGGAAGCAGGACAAGGctactaaaacaaccaattatgCTATAGGATTGAGCCTCTTGTCTTTAATCAAGTAGAAGAAGTAAGCAAGGGGAACATTAGAGGCAAGCAAAGTAAGGCTGTTTGGACAACCTAAAGCCAGTAATACAGCTAGTtgtgttaaataaattaaaatgccaTGCCTTTGTCAACATGTATGAACAATTGCTTCTATATGGAAGGTCTATAGGGCAAAGGCTACTAGATAAGAGTGACCAGGCAAGCCGGTGAGTATAGCAGCATTGGCAAGGCTACtagaagcaaaaataaataaataaataaataaataaaaataaacaaaaataacaaataataaataataaataaaacagaagatAAAAGATCAAGCTTAATAGATTAAAATCTTCAAGCGATGCCCACTGGGTTGAGGCTACTTGTATGAAGGTCAAGCTGCTTGATTAAAGATGCTTTAAAGACAAAGTAAGCCTTAGCAGTCGAGATGATTGAGTTTAGTATAATCTAGCAAGCTCATACAGAAAGTACAATCAGAAAGAAAGTTCTTCTTCAATgcaatatttctttttctaatgcAATCAACCCCTAATATATTCCTCAATACCGATAAGCTTAAAAGCTATCTTAAAGTATGCAATTCAAGCTGTAGCACAATTTAGTtacttaataaataaattaataaataacagTGCATGCCAACCAGCATCTAATAGTTTGAAAAAGAGAAGGAAGTGAAGAGGCcaaacaaacataaatatttgattatgaaaCAATCACCTTATACTTCTGTCTAAAGCGCATAAATAATTGTACCCCATGAATAGtacggaaaaagaaaaaaaggaccGAATTACATATTGGATTTACTCTACAGTGgaaaattaatcataatttatatCTAAAACATACAAATTCGAAGAACTTGCTAGTGAGAATGTAGTcataaagaaaaagcaaataGCATGAAAAATATGAACAACTAATCACAAAAAGCGCTCCAAATGCATGGAAATAGGAATTGagggaatatatatatgtatatatatatatatataaagacttACAATAATTCGGCCTTCGATCCTCAAGTCCTTCTGCTCAAAGAGCCAAATCTGAATGCGAGCTTTCTGGAAGAAAATTTAGCAGAAAACTCAGaaattcattataaaaaaaaaaaaaaaaacattttaaaaaaacatatggAAGCAAACCCAGAGGTGaaaatcaacccaaaaaaagatGAACATAATGGATGACTTACGCTCTGAAGAAACCTGAAAATCAAGTTCTGGAACAACAAGAAGccggaaaaaaaagagaagacaaAAATAAGttagtgaaaataaaaataaaaaaaaataaaaaaataaaaacttaaaagaaaatcaaggtGGAGAAAGAAACGCACAATGGGCTGGGTCATGATCCTCTGGACTTTGGTGCTCGCCATGGCTGCAAAATTGGAGAGGTGGAGTTGCAGATGTTCAAAACCCTAGCTTTTCCTCTGTCCAGGAAGAGTGAGAGAACGATACCTACTGAAATTGCCGCTTCTGACTTGACCTGACCCGCCCTTTTAATTCGCCAACAACTTAAAAATTGCAATTGACTCCCTATGgattttcattattataaatgaattaaaagttaaatttaaacccctcaattttaattgtttttcagAAAGTCCCTCCATATTGTAAACATTATCATTTAGCACAAGGCATTCTGTTTTTCAcattacaaaattaatcaattacTTTTTTTGGGAGcgttcaataaataatttttgacaaattattttgattttgattaggTAATCCAAGGATACAAAAGCATTTGaaaatatagatattatttatatgatttgtATAACATTATATTCGTACatttaatgaataaaataatatttgttaaaattttttatcaaatattttaatacataaaatgtgtctttatttttctttattataaaaGTAACCAATTActtattaactatttttttggtttggtgtcTCTTTTGACAATCAAACCATGGCCACAAGAAGTCTCCTTTTATCTTCTCTGATCTGAACTTCTTTGATGGATATTAGGAGGGATCTAAATCGACCAATAGCGGATTCACGAAGAGGAAATTGCTGCTTCAAGTTGAGGTATTTGGGGGGTATACGTATCTAAGCTGCCCTGCTTGATGGGCTGAAAATTGCTGAGCTCTAAGATCTTGGTTCCTCTTCCTTTCTCGGTTATTCTTGCTACTTGTGTAGATTTCTGCATGCCTTATCTGAAGCTTTTATAAAGGGTTTGGATTTGCAGCCGGGGTCTTTGAAGGGCGTAATATCTGGGATGCCGAGAAGGTGTTTGTGGAAATGCCTGACTATGGCTCGGTGAAGCCAGGTCAGGCTACTGTTTCTCTGTCGGAGGCTTCGAGCAGCATGAGTCCCGGCCATTTCTAGTGGTGAGAATTTTCATTTCTCAAGTGGATTGTTTCCTAGTCCAGTCCATACCCAGGTGGTATCACAGATGAATTTTTCATCCCGATCCGATATGGAACAGAGTCAGCCACAGCTTCCTTGTAGGAACGCCCCGCAGTTAGAATTAGTAGCTGACGAGGCGAATGCTGTCCGCATCTCGCAATTCAGGTTAGTTGGAAAGGTGTTCTCAGACAAGTTACTTCGGAAAAATCTAGTCCAGTCAATCATACGAAGAGCCTGGTTCACCAATGACGACGTTCAGGTGGAATCTCTTCATcccaatatctttttattttgtttcaagtCCATAGCTGACAGAAACCGAATATGGAGAAAGAGGCCTTGGTCAATTAATGGAGCTCATCTTGCCCTTAGAGAGTGGAAGCCTGAACAAAGTTTCGAagatttggattttaatatctCTACTTTTTGGGTCCAAATTCATGGATTGCCTCTCCAGTTCATGACCAGTTCCAATGCCTCCACGATTGGCGGactgtttaaaaatttaatccATTGTGAATCCACTTCTAGAACCAACCTAGTAGGTTTGAAATACATGAGAATACAGGTTGATGTGGATATCTCCAAGCCGTTATTAACAGGTTTTTTTCATAAGTTGGGCAACCGTGGGTCTTGGATGCATTTCTCCTATGAACGATTGGCGGAGTTTTGTTACTCTTGTGGGAAAATAGGGCACTGCAAACAGGCTTGTACTATAGTCCCAAACGCAGCCAGCATCCAGGATGGTGATCAATATGGTCCATGGATCCGGGCCGAAGCGGAAGATAATAGAGTGGTTCAAGAAGCATATGGTCTTCGACAGGTTAACTTCCCCAGCAAAGACACCTACGATTCGCCTTTGCATGATGTGCATCAAGCTGATCAAGACGAAGAGGTGCATCAACCAACCAGGGCAATCAACTCGGTTGAACAGGAATCGGACATGCGAGAGGCGGACGAGTCAACCCGGATTTGGACGAGCTCAAAGGAGGATCATGTCATGCTACAGGGTCAACAACAAGATAATCATCAACATCCAATAGCTATTGATCATGTCGGCTCCTCATCGGTTTCGAGGAAGCAGGGTTTAGACTACTCTGATGCAAATGCACAACCTACATATGCTGGAAAAGCTGTCACAaggtttgaatttgaaaaaaggGGGGAACCCAGGCCGCTCAATCCTGAACCTTTTTTACAACAGGGCTCAACCAACTCCCAAAGCCCGAGTACTATCCACCGGCCCATTTCTTTGTTGGAACCCATCAATGAAGCTGGTAAAAGTGACAGGAAACCAGGCAAAAGGAAGAGGGGAGCCCCCAAAGCCCACAAAGCCCAACCAAAAGCTCTAAACTCCAAACTAATTGTTGATGAATGCTGTAAAGACACAGATCACTCCACCGGCTCAGGGCCTGTTTCATCCCTCAAAGGTACTCGTTCTTTCTCACAGGAAGTCATTCCGCCATCTTTTTGTATGAACGACAGTAATGTTTCACCTTCGAAAGTTAGACTCAAAGATCTGGCAAGGAAGCTTAAGCATAGCAATCGCTCGAAAGAGAAAGCCACCATAGAAGCTAAAGTAGCTGGAGAAGCAAAGGCAGTTACGAAAATGGCCGAGGAGGCGGGCCTAATCAAGCCCCCCCCTTCGCCATGAGTCTACTGTCATGGAACTGTCGAGGCCTTGGAAGAGCCTCGACAGTGCGAGGTCTGAAACACCTCGTTAAAAAATCTTCACCTCTAGGCCTTTTTCTCATTGAAACAAAGTCGAGTATtggaaaaatggagaaattagCAAAAGGTTTACCTTTCGATAATCACACTGTCGTTGAAGCAGATAACAGAGCAGGTGGCTTGGCCCTTTTTTGGAATTCTGCTCTAGGTTGGACGGTCATGTATAAATCCAAATGGATAATAGGAGTTCGCACCTACCTTCCTAATGGCACTGACTGCAGCAGCTGGTTTTGTTATTGCCCGGCGGAGAAGGCTCTCAGACATTCCTTCTGGACTGAACTATCAGAGGCCATATCTTCAGGGAGTGAAGTGTGGATGTGTATGGGGGATTTCAACGATATTATTGTTCAAGAAGAGAAGATTGGAGGTAGAAAAGTCACAAGCAAATCAAACTATTTTTTGAGAAACTTTATCGCTAACATGGGAGCCTTAGATCTGGGTTTTTGTGGCACAATGTATACATGGTGTAATCGACGGGGGGGCACTGCAAATATCAGAGAACGCCTTGACCGAGTCTTAGCCAGCCCAGATTGGAGAATCCTCTTCCCTCAAGCAGGGGTCATACACCTACCCCCAGCAGGCTCAGATCATCTCCCTCTCAAGCTTACTATGACACAAGATCACCCAACCACAACCAGGCCCTTTCGCTTCCTGGAAGTATGGACCCGAGACCCCTCGTGCGAATCAATCATCAAAGAAGCTTGGAGTAGTAGCTCCCATAACCGGCCCAGAACATCTCTCGGGTTTAAACTCTCAAACACTGCTAGAGCCTTAAAGAGGTGGAACAAAGACAACTTTGGTTTCTGTCACACAAAAATCAACGACCTAGAAGCCTCTCTTTCACAGGTGTACAATCGAACCCCGTCTGAGGAGAACTTACGGTTAATGCAATCAATTCAATCGGAGATCGATGAATGGAGGCTTAGACTTGAGTTGGTTTGGAGACAAAAATCTCGGGAGGTTTGGCTTCAAGCAGGTGATAGAAATTCGAAGTTTTTCCATGCCTCTACAATTTCCAATAGGAAACGAAACTTAATTTCAGCGTTAAAAGATGACAATGGCACATGGCTAGAATCTAGAACCTAAATCAGCAGTTTTCTGATCCGCAAGTTTAATGAGGTATTTCAAACTGAACCTGTAGCCTTTTGTGACTGCCTAGATGATTTCTTTCAGGGTGGTATTACTGCTACTGATAACTGGAGTATGGAAGTTTTACCTACAGCAGAAGAAATCCACAACACAGTCAAGAGCATGCATCCCATTAAAGCCCCTGGGCCCGATGGGATGCCTGctcttttctttcaaaaatactGGAGTACGGTAGGGGAAGATGTTGTCTCTCTGATTCAAAATGCCTTCAGAACCATTATTTTTCCCCCTGCCATAGATAACACTTACATGGTGCTGATTCCAAAGACCAAACAGATTTCCTCTTTTAACCATTTACGACCCATTAGTTTGTGCAACTCAGTCTACAAGGCATTATCCAAGCTCCTGGCAGATCGTATCCGTCCTTTCCTAGACAAGATCATCTCCCCATTCCAAGCGGCGTTTATTCCAGGGAGATGGATTGGCGAAAACTCCATTCTTGCCAATGAACTTGTTCACACTTTTAAGCAGAAAAAGAAAGGGCAAGGTTTGGTGGCTTTTAAAATAGACATGCAAAAAGCTTACGACCGAGTTGATT includes the following:
- the LOC107415204 gene encoding uncharacterized protein LOC107415204 codes for the protein MASTKVQRIMTQPINLIFRFLQSKARIQIWLFEQKDLRIEGRIIGFDEYMNLVLDDAEEVSIKKKSRKSLGRILLKGDNITLMMNTGK
- the LOC132800360 gene encoding uncharacterized protein LOC132800360, with translation MEQSQPQLPCRNAPQLELVADEANAVRISQFRLVGKVFSDKLLRKNLVQSIIRRAWFTNDDVQVESLHPNIFLFCFKSIADRNRIWRKRPWSINGAHLALREWKPEQSFEDLDFNISTFWVQIHGLPLQFMTSSNASTIGGLFKNLIHCESTSRTNLVGLKYMRIQVDVDISKPLLTGFFHKLGNRGSWMHFSYERLAEFCYSCGKIGHCKQACTIVPNAASIQDGDQYGPWIRAEAEDNRVVQEAYGLRQVNFPSKDTYDSPLHDVHQADQDEEVHQPTRAINSVEQESDMREADESTRIWTSSKEDHVMLQGQQQDNHQHPIAIDHVGSSSVSRKQGLDYSDANAQPTYAGKAVTRFEFEKRGEPRPLNPEPFLQQGSTNSQSPSTIHRPISLLEPINEAGKSDRKPGKRKRGAPKAHKAQPKALNSKLIVDECCKDTDHSTGSGPVSSLKGTRSFSQEVIPPSFCMNDSNVSPSKVRLKDLARKLKHSNRSKEKATIEAKVAGEAKAVTKMAEEAGLIKPPPSP